A stretch of Paracoccus sp. N5 DNA encodes these proteins:
- a CDS encoding acyl-CoA carboxylase subunit beta — MKDILGELESRRRDARLGGGQRRIDAQHARGKLTARERLELLLDEGSFEEFDMFVRHRSTDFGMEDDRPYGDGVVTGWGTINGRMVYVFSQDFTVFGGSLSETHAQKICKIMDMAVQNGAPVIGLNDSGGARIQEGVASLAGYADVFQRNIMASGVVPQISVIMGPCAGGAVYSPAMTDFIFMVKDTSYMFVTGPDVVKTVTNEVVTAEQLGGASTHTKKSSVADGAFENDVEAMTEIRRLVDLLPLNNREKAPTRPFFDDPNRIEPSLDTLIPDNPNQPYDMKELILKVADEGDFYEIQKDFAANIITGFIRIEGQTVGVVANQPMVLAGCLDIDSSRKAARFVRFCDAFEIPILTFVDVPGFLPGTGQEYGGVIKHGAKLLFAYGEATVPKVTVITRKAYGGAYDVMASKHLRGDFNYAWPTAEIAVMGAKGAVEILYRSELGDAGKIGARTKDYEDRFANPFVAAEKGFIDEVIQPRSTRRRVARAFASLRGKKLSNPWKKHDNIPL, encoded by the coding sequence ATGAAGGACATCCTTGGCGAGCTGGAATCGCGCCGCCGCGACGCGCGGCTGGGCGGCGGGCAGCGGCGCATCGACGCCCAGCACGCCCGCGGCAAGCTGACCGCGCGCGAGCGGCTGGAGCTGCTTCTGGACGAGGGTTCCTTCGAGGAATTCGATATGTTCGTCCGCCACCGCTCGACCGATTTCGGCATGGAGGACGACCGGCCCTATGGCGACGGCGTCGTCACCGGCTGGGGCACGATCAACGGCCGCATGGTCTATGTCTTTTCGCAGGACTTCACCGTCTTCGGCGGCTCGCTGTCGGAAACCCATGCGCAGAAGATCTGCAAGATCATGGACATGGCGGTGCAGAACGGCGCCCCGGTGATCGGGCTGAACGATTCCGGCGGCGCACGGATTCAAGAGGGCGTCGCCTCGTTGGCCGGTTACGCGGACGTGTTCCAGCGCAACATCATGGCCTCGGGCGTGGTGCCGCAGATCAGCGTCATCATGGGCCCCTGCGCCGGCGGCGCGGTCTATTCCCCGGCGATGACCGACTTCATCTTCATGGTCAAGGACACCTCCTATATGTTCGTGACCGGCCCCGACGTGGTCAAGACGGTGACGAACGAGGTGGTGACGGCCGAGCAGCTGGGCGGCGCCTCGACCCATACGAAGAAAAGCTCGGTCGCCGACGGCGCCTTTGAAAACGACGTCGAGGCGATGACCGAGATCCGCCGGCTGGTGGACCTGCTGCCCTTGAACAACCGCGAAAAGGCGCCGACCCGGCCCTTCTTCGACGACCCGAACCGCATCGAGCCCAGCCTCGACACGCTGATCCCCGACAACCCGAACCAGCCCTACGACATGAAGGAGCTGATCCTGAAGGTCGCGGACGAGGGCGATTTCTACGAGATCCAGAAGGATTTCGCCGCCAATATCATCACCGGCTTCATCCGCATCGAGGGCCAGACCGTCGGCGTGGTCGCCAACCAGCCGATGGTGCTGGCCGGCTGCCTCGACATCGACTCGAGCCGCAAGGCGGCGCGTTTCGTGCGCTTCTGCGACGCCTTCGAGATCCCGATCCTGACCTTCGTCGACGTGCCGGGCTTCCTGCCGGGCACCGGCCAGGAATATGGCGGCGTCATCAAGCATGGCGCGAAGCTGCTGTTCGCCTATGGCGAGGCCACCGTGCCGAAGGTCACCGTCATCACCCGCAAGGCCTATGGCGGCGCCTATGACGTCATGGCCTCGAAGCACCTGCGCGGCGATTTCAACTATGCCTGGCCCACGGCCGAGATCGCGGTGATGGGCGCCAAGGGCGCGGTCGAGATCCTGTATCGCAGCGAGCTTGGCGATGCCGGGAAGATCGGCGCCCGCACCAAGGATTACGAGGACCGCTTCGCCAATCCCTTCGTCGCCGCCGAAAAGGGCTTCATCGACGAGGTGATCCAGCCGCGCTCGACCCGGCGCCGCGTGGCGCGGGCCTTCGCCAGCCTGCGCGGCAAGAAGCTGTCGAACCCCTGGAAGAAGCACGACAATATCCCGCTTTAA
- the scpA gene encoding methylmalonyl-CoA mutase, with translation MSESSKADLETWRKLASKELKGADPDSLNWHTLEGIEVKPLYTEADTEGLAHLGSLPGLEPFTRGPRATMYAGRPWTIRQYAGFSTAEESNAFYRRNLAAGQQGVSVAFDLATHRGYDSDHPRVEGDVGKAGVAIDSVEDMKILFDGIPLDKVSVSMTMNGAVIPILANFIVAGEEQGHSRAVLSGTIQNDILKEFMVRNTYIYPPEPSMRIIADIIEYTSKEMPRFNSISISGYHMQEAGANLVQELAYTLADGREYVRAALKTGMNVDDFAGRLSFFFAIGMNFFMEVAKLRAARLLWTRIMKEFEPKKASSLMLRTHCQTSGVSLQEQDPYNNVIRTAYEAMAAVLGGTQSLHTNALDEAIALPTEFSARIARNTQLILQEETGITHVVDPLAGSYYIESLTARLAEEAWALIEEVEAMGGMTKAVASGMPKLRIEESAARRQAMIDRGEEVVVGVNKYRLAKEEPLDILDIDNMKVREAQIARLERIRATRDQAACDAALLELGRRTVEGGNLLEAAVECARARASVGEISLAMEGTFGRHRAEVKTLAGVYGAAYEGDADFAQIQRDVEAFAEEEGRRPRMLVVKMGQDGHDRGAKVIATAFADIGFDVDVGPLFQTPEEAAQDAIDNDVHVIGISSQAAGHKTLAPKLIAALKDQGAGDILVICGGVIPQQDYDFLKKAGVKAIFGPGTNIPAAAKDILSLIRAARAA, from the coding sequence ATGAGCGAAAGCAGCAAAGCCGACCTGGAGACATGGCGCAAGCTCGCCAGCAAGGAGTTGAAGGGCGCCGACCCCGACAGCCTGAACTGGCACACGCTGGAGGGGATCGAGGTCAAGCCGCTCTATACCGAGGCCGACACCGAGGGCCTGGCGCACCTGGGCAGCCTGCCCGGGCTCGAGCCCTTCACCCGCGGCCCGCGCGCGACCATGTATGCCGGCCGGCCCTGGACGATCCGGCAATATGCCGGTTTCTCGACCGCCGAGGAATCGAACGCCTTCTATCGCCGCAACCTGGCGGCCGGGCAGCAGGGCGTCTCGGTGGCCTTCGACCTGGCCACGCATCGCGGCTATGACAGCGACCATCCCCGCGTCGAAGGCGATGTGGGCAAGGCCGGCGTCGCCATCGATTCGGTCGAGGACATGAAGATCCTGTTCGACGGCATTCCGCTGGACAAGGTCTCGGTCTCGATGACGATGAACGGCGCGGTGATCCCGATCCTGGCGAATTTCATCGTCGCGGGCGAGGAACAGGGCCACTCGCGCGCCGTGCTGTCGGGCACGATCCAGAACGACATCCTGAAAGAGTTCATGGTGCGGAACACCTATATCTATCCGCCCGAACCCTCGATGCGCATCATCGCCGACATCATCGAATACACCTCGAAAGAGATGCCGCGCTTCAACTCGATCTCGATCTCCGGCTATCACATGCAAGAGGCGGGTGCGAACCTGGTGCAGGAGCTGGCCTATACGCTGGCCGACGGGCGCGAATATGTCCGCGCCGCGCTGAAGACCGGCATGAATGTCGACGATTTCGCCGGGCGGCTGTCGTTCTTCTTTGCCATCGGCATGAACTTCTTCATGGAGGTCGCGAAGCTGCGCGCCGCGCGGCTGCTCTGGACCCGGATCATGAAGGAATTCGAGCCGAAGAAGGCATCCTCCCTGATGCTGCGCACGCATTGCCAGACATCGGGCGTGTCCTTGCAGGAGCAGGATCCTTATAACAACGTGATCCGCACGGCTTACGAGGCCATGGCAGCGGTGCTGGGCGGCACGCAGTCGCTGCACACCAACGCGCTGGACGAGGCGATCGCGCTGCCGACCGAATTCAGCGCCCGCATCGCTAGGAACACCCAGCTGATCCTGCAGGAGGAAACCGGCATCACCCATGTCGTCGATCCGCTGGCGGGCAGCTATTACATCGAGAGCCTGACCGCGCGGCTGGCCGAGGAAGCCTGGGCGCTGATCGAGGAGGTCGAGGCCATGGGCGGCATGACCAAGGCGGTGGCCTCGGGCATGCCGAAGCTGCGCATCGAGGAATCGGCGGCGCGGCGCCAGGCGATGATCGACCGCGGCGAAGAGGTGGTCGTCGGCGTGAACAAGTATCGCCTCGCCAAGGAAGAGCCGCTCGACATCCTCGACATCGACAACATGAAGGTGCGCGAGGCGCAGATCGCCCGGCTGGAGCGCATCCGCGCCACCCGCGACCAGGCGGCCTGCGATGCGGCGCTGCTGGAGCTGGGCCGGCGCACGGTCGAGGGCGGCAACCTGCTGGAGGCGGCGGTGGAATGCGCCCGCGCGCGGGCCAGCGTGGGCGAGATCAGTCTGGCGATGGAGGGCACCTTCGGGCGCCACAGGGCGGAGGTGAAGACTTTGGCAGGGGTTTACGGAGCGGCCTATGAGGGCGATGCGGATTTCGCGCAGATCCAGCGCGACGTCGAGGCTTTCGCCGAGGAAGAGGGCCGGCGGCCCCGCATGCTGGTGGTGAAGATGGGCCAGGACGGCCATGACCGCGGCGCCAAGGTCATCGCCACCGCCTTTGCCGACATCGGCTTCGACGTGGACGTGGGGCCGCTGTTCCAGACCCCCGAGGAAGCCGCGCAGGACGCCATCGACAATGACGTGCATGTGATCGGCATCTCCAGCCAGGCGGCCGGCCACAAGACCCTGGCGCCGAAGCTGATCGCGGCGCTGAAGGACCAGGGCGCCGGCGACATCCTGGTGATCTGCGGCGGCGTCATCCCGCAGCAGGATTACGATTTCCTGAAGAAGGCCGGGGTGAAGGCGATCTTCGGGCCGGGGACCAACATCCCGGCGGCGGCGAAGGACATCCTGTCGCTGATCCGGGCGGCGCGGGCAGCCTAG
- a CDS encoding DUF4174 domain-containing protein yields the protein MKLNRLIILSVVPLLAAMGPKPEGDADGHRPYVRGEVPAARDGAPAPGGPLTGIAAQALTVLPASEADPAEFLWQARPVVIFADTAADPAFIRQLADLQADPAPLLARDVVVVTDTDPAAASPWRRQLRPEGFSLVLLDKDGQVKQRKPAPWSVREISRAIDKFPLRRREIGRAAMP from the coding sequence ATGAAACTGAACCGGTTGATAATTCTGTCTGTGGTGCCGCTTCTGGCGGCGATGGGACCGAAACCCGAGGGCGATGCCGACGGCCACCGGCCATATGTGCGCGGCGAGGTGCCGGCGGCGCGCGACGGCGCGCCCGCGCCCGGCGGGCCGTTGACCGGCATCGCCGCGCAGGCCTTGACCGTGCTGCCGGCCTCCGAGGCCGACCCGGCGGAATTCCTGTGGCAGGCCCGGCCGGTGGTGATCTTTGCCGATACCGCGGCCGACCCGGCCTTCATCCGGCAGCTGGCCGACCTGCAGGCCGATCCGGCGCCGCTGCTCGCGCGCGACGTGGTGGTCGTGACCGACACCGACCCGGCGGCGGCCAGCCCCTGGCGCCGGCAGCTGCGCCCGGAAGGTTTCTCGTTGGTGCTGCTGGACAAGGACGGCCAGGTCAAGCAGCGCAAGCCCGCGCCCTGGTCCGTGCGCGAGATTTCCCGCGCCATCGACAAGTTCCCGCTGCGCCGGCGCGAGATCGGCCGTGCGGCGATGCCCTGA
- a CDS encoding DUF6497 family protein, with protein sequence MSRLAATCLALIPPALVAGGTAAAGAPVEIVLPSGAKVTWQETRHDSSGGLGLTYRFRFVMPDLAQRVPATSGPASDFEDAEGRGPIDIDTESGEVTGETATLEAEAEMAAGAGAETGAETGAGIGAEEDADALLEQPVLPAAPDVLAEDPIHLDIVWLCENWALPRIASPAPRPEQIVISLASKETTFGAYDPEVVQLFEAFRLPKDRDACEWEPW encoded by the coding sequence ATGTCGAGACTGGCGGCGACCTGCCTGGCGCTGATCCCCCCTGCCCTGGTGGCGGGCGGGACGGCGGCGGCTGGCGCGCCGGTCGAGATCGTGCTGCCCTCGGGCGCCAAGGTGACCTGGCAGGAGACGCGGCATGACAGTTCCGGCGGGCTGGGCCTGACCTATCGCTTTCGCTTCGTGATGCCGGATCTGGCGCAGCGCGTGCCGGCGACCAGCGGTCCGGCCTCGGATTTCGAGGATGCCGAGGGGCGCGGGCCGATCGACATCGACACCGAAAGCGGCGAGGTCACCGGGGAAACCGCCACGCTGGAGGCCGAGGCCGAGATGGCCGCCGGAGCCGGGGCCGAAACGGGGGCCGAAACCGGAGCCGGGATCGGGGCCGAGGAGGATGCCGACGCCCTGCTGGAGCAGCCGGTGCTGCCGGCCGCCCCCGATGTCCTGGCCGAGGACCCGATCCATCTCGACATCGTCTGGCTGTGCGAGAACTGGGCCCTGCCCCGCATCGCCAGCCCGGCCCCGCGTCCCGAGCAGATCGTCATCAGCCTGGCCAGCAAGGAAACCACCTTCGGCGCCTACGACCCCGAGGTGGTGCAGCTCTTCGAGGCCTTCCGCCTGCCCAAGGACCGCGACGCCTGCGAATGGGAGCCGTGGTGA
- a CDS encoding acetyl/propionyl/methylcrotonyl-CoA carboxylase subunit alpha, with protein MFKKILIANRGEIACRVIKTAKKMGIQTVAVYSDADRNALHVKMADEAVHIGPPPANQSYIVIDRIMDAIRQTGAEAVHPGYGFLSENMKFAEALEKEGVTFVGPPSPAIEAMGDKITSKKLAQEAGVSTVPGYMGLIADAEEAVNISNEIGYPVMIKASAGGGGKGMRIAWNDQEAREGFESSKNEAANSFGDDRIFIEKFVTQPRHIEIQVLADKHGNCVYLHERECSIQRRNQKVIEEAPSPFLDEATRKAMGEQACALAKAVGYTSAGTVEFIVDADKNFYFLEMNTRLQVEHPVTELITGVDLVEQMIRVANGEPLPFTQDDLTINGWAIESRLYAEDPYRNFLPSIGRLTRYRPPAETAAGPLLDADRWVPARPGDHPPAAAAGVRNDTGVYEGGEISMYYDPMIAKLCTWAPTREAAIEQMRLALDEFEVEGIGHNLPFLSAVMDHPKFVSGDISTAFIAEEYPEGFLGATLPEAEIRRVAASVAAMHRVAEIRRTRISGRLDNHERHVGEHWVVTVAGQEFPVRITADKQGSTVEIAGRKLRVESDWLPGQSLARLSVDGSPLVLKVDRLPSGFRLRVRGADLKTYVRRPRAAELARLMPEKLPPDTSKFLLCPMPGLVVKVNVAAGDEVQEGQALATVEAMKMENILRAERRGVVKSVNASAGESLKVDDVIMEFE; from the coding sequence ATGTTCAAGAAAATCCTGATCGCCAACCGGGGCGAGATCGCCTGCCGGGTCATCAAGACCGCGAAGAAGATGGGCATCCAGACCGTCGCGGTCTATTCCGATGCCGACCGCAACGCGCTGCATGTCAAGATGGCGGACGAGGCCGTCCACATCGGCCCGCCGCCGGCGAACCAGTCCTATATCGTCATCGACAGGATCATGGACGCGATCCGCCAGACCGGCGCCGAGGCGGTGCATCCTGGCTATGGCTTCCTGTCCGAGAACATGAAATTCGCCGAGGCGCTGGAGAAAGAAGGCGTCACCTTCGTCGGCCCGCCCAGCCCCGCCATCGAGGCCATGGGCGACAAGATCACCTCGAAGAAGCTGGCGCAGGAGGCCGGGGTCAGCACGGTTCCGGGCTATATGGGCCTGATCGCCGATGCCGAAGAGGCGGTGAACATCTCGAACGAGATCGGCTATCCGGTGATGATCAAGGCCAGCGCCGGCGGCGGCGGCAAGGGCATGCGCATCGCCTGGAACGACCAAGAGGCGCGCGAGGGCTTCGAGAGCTCGAAGAACGAGGCCGCGAACAGCTTCGGCGACGACCGCATCTTCATCGAGAAATTCGTCACCCAGCCGCGCCATATCGAGATCCAGGTGCTGGCCGACAAGCATGGCAATTGCGTCTATCTGCACGAGCGCGAATGCTCGATCCAGCGCCGCAACCAGAAGGTCATCGAAGAGGCGCCCTCGCCCTTCCTGGACGAAGCGACGCGCAAGGCCATGGGCGAGCAGGCCTGCGCGCTGGCGAAGGCCGTGGGCTATACCAGCGCCGGCACGGTCGAATTCATCGTCGATGCCGACAAGAACTTCTATTTCCTGGAAATGAACACCCGGTTGCAGGTCGAGCATCCGGTGACTGAACTGATCACCGGCGTCGATCTGGTCGAGCAGATGATCCGCGTCGCGAATGGCGAGCCGCTGCCCTTTACGCAGGACGACCTGACGATCAACGGCTGGGCCATCGAAAGCCGGCTTTACGCCGAGGACCCCTATCGCAACTTCCTGCCCTCGATCGGCCGGCTGACCCGCTATCGCCCGCCGGCCGAGACGGCGGCCGGGCCGCTGCTCGACGCCGACCGCTGGGTGCCGGCGCGGCCGGGCGACCATCCGCCGGCCGCCGCTGCGGGGGTCAGGAACGATACCGGCGTCTATGAAGGCGGCGAGATCAGCATGTATTACGACCCGATGATCGCCAAGCTCTGCACCTGGGCGCCGACCCGCGAGGCCGCCATCGAGCAGATGCGGCTGGCGCTGGACGAATTCGAGGTCGAGGGCATCGGCCACAACCTGCCGTTCCTCTCGGCGGTGATGGACCATCCGAAATTCGTCTCGGGCGATATTTCCACCGCCTTCATCGCCGAGGAATATCCCGAGGGCTTCCTGGGCGCGACCCTGCCCGAGGCCGAGATCCGGCGCGTCGCCGCCTCGGTCGCGGCCATGCATCGGGTGGCCGAGATCCGGCGCACCCGCATTTCGGGCCGGCTCGACAATCACGAACGCCATGTCGGCGAACATTGGGTGGTGACGGTCGCGGGCCAGGAATTCCCGGTGCGCATCACCGCCGACAAGCAGGGCTCGACGGTCGAGATCGCCGGCCGCAAGCTGCGCGTCGAAAGCGACTGGCTGCCCGGGCAATCGCTGGCACGGCTGTCGGTTGACGGCAGCCCCCTGGTGCTGAAGGTGGATCGCCTGCCCTCGGGCTTCCGGCTGCGGGTGCGCGGCGCGGATCTGAAAACCTATGTCCGCCGTCCGCGCGCCGCCGAACTGGCGCGTCTGATGCCCGAGAAGCTGCCGCCGGATACCTCGAAATTCCTGCTCTGCCCGATGCCCGGCCTGGTGGTCAAGGTGAACGTGGCCGCCGGCGACGAGGTGCAGGAGGGCCAAGCGCTGGCCACCGTCGAGGCGATGAAGATGGAGAACATCCTGCGCGCCGAGCGGCGCGGCGTGGTGAAATCCGTCAACGCCTCGGCCGGCGAAAGCCTGAAGGTCGATGACGTGATCATGGAATTCGAGTGA
- a CDS encoding GNAT family N-acetyltransferase: MIIRPAETRDLPAILDFWNPIIRETTTIFSSEERTVESLGAMIATRRAAGREMLVAEEAGAVLGIATYDQFRGGLGYVHAMEHTVLLAPGARGRGVGRALMTAIEDHARARGAHTMVAAVDAANAGGIGFHEAIGFRRVGYLPESGRKFGRWLDLVLLQKIL; the protein is encoded by the coding sequence ATGATCATCCGTCCCGCCGAAACCCGCGACCTTCCCGCCATCCTGGATTTCTGGAACCCGATCATCCGCGAGACCACGACGATCTTTTCCAGCGAGGAGCGCACGGTCGAGAGCCTGGGGGCGATGATCGCCACCCGCCGCGCTGCGGGGCGCGAGATGCTGGTGGCCGAGGAGGCGGGCGCGGTGCTGGGCATCGCCACCTATGACCAGTTCCGCGGCGGGCTCGGCTATGTCCATGCCATGGAGCATACCGTTCTGCTGGCGCCCGGGGCGCGCGGGCGCGGCGTCGGCCGGGCGCTGATGACGGCGATCGAGGATCACGCCCGGGCGCGCGGCGCCCATACCATGGTCGCGGCCGTCGATGCCGCCAATGCCGGCGGCATCGGCTTTCACGAAGCCATCGGCTTCCGGCGCGTGGGCTATCTGCCCGAATCCGGGCGCAAGTTCGGGCGCTGGCTGGACCTGGTGCTGCTGCAGAAGATCCTGTGA
- a CDS encoding glycosyl transferase, whose amino-acid sequence MSRAKREAGMDDGRNGTVKQVICIKWGTKFGPEFVNRLHAMVAHNITPPFRLYCFTDDGAGLHPDIAVRPLPEFEYQAPVNTKGKWPKSRLWGDLGDVQGVVLFLDLDVIVTGSLDDFFAFGDPDDTVLGLNPNTPFEKMGQTSVYRMRVGKLKPLQDIFRADPQAAADKFRYEQRFVTRNAPGGVKFWPKGWLAHFRMHCVPNFPLNYFREARVPAGTRIVIFPGDLNPPDAILGRWSDKDQHRAPLDHLRAAFDGRRRESLGKHLRHYLRPVGWVSALWRE is encoded by the coding sequence ATGTCGCGGGCAAAACGCGAGGCGGGCATGGACGACGGGCGCAACGGCACGGTCAAGCAGGTCATCTGCATCAAATGGGGCACGAAATTCGGGCCCGAGTTCGTGAACCGGCTGCATGCCATGGTGGCGCACAACATCACGCCGCCGTTCCGGCTTTACTGCTTTACCGACGACGGCGCCGGCCTGCATCCCGACATCGCCGTGCGGCCCCTGCCCGAGTTCGAATACCAGGCTCCGGTCAATACCAAGGGCAAATGGCCGAAATCCCGGCTGTGGGGCGACCTGGGCGACGTGCAGGGCGTGGTGCTGTTCCTGGACCTCGACGTGATCGTGACCGGCAGCCTTGACGATTTCTTCGCCTTTGGCGATCCCGACGATACCGTGCTGGGGCTGAACCCGAACACGCCCTTCGAGAAGATGGGCCAGACCTCGGTCTATCGCATGCGCGTGGGCAAGCTGAAGCCCTTGCAGGACATCTTCCGTGCCGATCCGCAGGCCGCCGCCGACAAGTTCCGCTATGAGCAGCGCTTCGTCACCCGCAATGCGCCGGGCGGGGTGAAGTTCTGGCCGAAAGGCTGGCTCGCGCATTTCCGCATGCATTGCGTGCCGAATTTCCCGCTGAACTATTTCCGCGAGGCACGGGTGCCGGCGGGGACGCGCATCGTGATCTTTCCGGGCGACCTGAACCCGCCCGACGCCATCCTGGGCCGCTGGAGCGACAAGGACCAGCACCGCGCGCCCCTGGACCATCTGCGCGCCGCCTTCGACGGCCGCCGGCGCGAGAGCCTGGGCAAGCACCTGCGCCATTACCTGCGCCCGGTCGGCTGGGTTTCGGCATTATGGCGGGAATAG